A window from Electrophorus electricus isolate fEleEle1 chromosome 7, fEleEle1.pri, whole genome shotgun sequence encodes these proteins:
- the fitm1 gene encoding fat storage-inducing transmembrane protein 1: MFLNSLLVVTTDLAARLLGNALFRRHFHLLLSAMVLFGPLLNLGVSQYSVFARRSHFLYRLFLRSGWGWTCVCAGSFVFLLSYSVRRSLPLAVRHLSRLAVAGAMWLAFREGLSVLENATGSCYEPLSGPPELWPGSSAAAQPLLLLREGETKAVCVSAGMQWRGYEVSEDTFLLCLCCLLLAEETAVFGPYLTLGGASGGPLRILFLFCVLLLSLWLFLLFCLLAYFPQFPTQLLGGALGCLSWRATYHGWYQCGPSWYCPGRPGVGLLTT; this comes from the exons ATGTTTCTCAACTCTCTCCTCGTGGTCACCACCGACCTGGCGGCTAGGCTGCTGGGCAATGCACTATTTCGACGGCATTTTCATTTGCTGCTATCAGCAATGGTCCTGTTCGGACCCCTCCTGAACTTGGGGGTGTCCCAGTATAGTGTTTTTGCAAGGAGGAGCCATTTTCTGTACAG GCTGTTTCTGCGCTCGGGCTGGGGTTGGACCTGCGTCTGCGCGGGCTCCTTCGTCTTCCTCCTGTCCTACTCCGTGCGCCGCTCCCTTCCGCTGGCTGTGCGCCACCTGTCGCGGCTCGCGGTGGCGGGAGCCATGTGGCTGGCCTTCCGCGAGGGCCTGAGCGTGCTGGAGAACGCCACGGGCAGCTGCTACGAGCCCCTCAGCGGCCCCCCGGAGCTCTGGCCGGGCTCGAGCGCAGCAGCTCAGCCTCTACTGCTCTTACGGGAAGGAGAGACGAAGGCGGTGTGCGTCAGCGCGGGCATGCAGTGGCGGGGCTACGAGGTCTCCGAGGACACGttcctgctctgtctgtgctgtctgctgctggCTGAGGAGACGGCCGTGTTTGGGCCCTATCTGACACTAGGGGGCGCCTCAGGGGGCCCCCTGCgcattctcttcctcttctgtgtCCTGCTGCTGAGTCTCTGgttgtttctgcttttctgtctaCTTGCTTATTTCCCACAGTTCCCAACCCAGCTGCTAGGGGGCGCTCTAGGCTGCCTTAGCTGGAGGGCAACCTACCATGGTTGGTACCAGTGTGGACCAAGCTGGTACTGCCCCGGAAGGCCTGGAGTTGGACTACTCACAACATAG
- the cdyl gene encoding chromodomain Y-like protein: MAAEELYEVEGIVGKRKNKKGKTEYLVRWRGYGFEGDTWEPEGNLASCVEFISDFNSQHSGRQREGTCLRSTRRSPSTGPGSSNNARKQMNRPPPHNSSLSSSLGRTSPATPSTPMNSAAKLLHPPQSALDNRVVEAKADTQQQPFLTNQSLRCSGSVAYNSSSDSAGSVTDSGPGPVPIPAPTPAVGALRCSMDLAKSGIKILVPKSPMNSRADSEESPSEAAHSLEQGGQEADTVPPEVAVQEKPVGLVLGPGQERARMGTRPRTQNTLPAPQVPITPAAVHTLNGKGAATVLEASSANGAARLQSVLAGVVPTLSVTGAIGKRRIEERSAFDKRLRFSVRQTESAYRYRDIVVKKQDGFTHILFSTKTSENNSLNPDVMKEVQSAMATASADDSKLVLLSAVGSVFCFGLDFIYFIRRLTDDRKRESIKMAETIRTFVNTFIQFKKPIVVAVNGPAVGLGASILPLCDVIWANEKAWFQTPYTTFGQTPDACASVTFPHIMGVASASEMLLSGRKLTAQEACAKGLVSQVLWPGTFTQEVMARIRELVSCSSVVLRESKALVRSINRAALEQANERECEALKRVWGSPQGMDSILKYLQKKITDF; this comes from the exons ATGGCCGCGGAGGAGCTCTACGAG GTTGAGGGAATTGTTGGCAAACGTAAgaacaagaaaggaaaaacGGAGTACTTGGTGCGGTGGAGAGGCTATGGTTTTGAGGGTGACACGTGGGAGCCGGAGGGAAATCTGGCCAGCTGTGTAGAGTTCATCAGTGACTTCAACAGCCAGCACAgcggcaggcagagagagggcaCCTGTTTACGTTCCACACGCAGGTCCCCAAGCACGGGCCCTGGGTCCAGTAACAACGCACGCAAGCAGATGAACAGGCCTCCACCACATAACAGCAGCCTGAGCTCCAGCCTGGGGAGGACTTCTCCAGCCACCCCGAGTACGCCCATGAACAGCGCTGCAAAactgctccacccaccacagAGCGCCCTGGATAACAGGGTGGTGGAGGCcaaggcagacacacagcagcagccttttctgaccaatcagagcttGCGGTGCTCTGGAAGTGTAGCCTACAACAGCAGCAGTGACTCGGCGGGCAGCGTTACTGACTCCGGCCCTGGCCCTGTCCCCATCCCTGCCCCCACCCCTGCTGTTGGTGCTCTGCGTTGCAGTATGGACCTAGCCAAGTCTGGGATCAAAATCCTCGTGCCAAAAAGCCCAATGAACAGCCGTGCTGACTCGGAGGAGTCCCCCAGCGAGGCGGCccacagcctggagcagggTGGGCAGGAGGCGGACACTGTGCCCCCAGAGGTGGCTGTCCAGGAGAAACCCGTGGGGCTGGTTCTGGGGCCAGGACAGGAGCGGGCACGCATGGGCACGCGACCACGGACACAGAACACCCTGCCAGCACCGCAGGTCCCCATCACACCTGCTGCTGTGCACACACTCAACGGGAAGG GTGCTGCCACAGTTCTGGAGGCCTCGTCAGCCAATGGGGCGGCCCGTCTGCAGAGTGTTCTGGCAGGGGTGGTGCCCACCTTGAGTGTGACGGGTGCCATCGGGAAACGGAGGATTGAGGAACGTTCTGCCTTCGACAAACGTCTGCGGTTCAGCGTTCGCCAGACGGAGAGCGCTTATCGCTATAGAGACATTGTTGTGAAGAAACAGGACGgtttcacacacattctgttttcCACCAAAACGTCTGAAAACAATTCACTAAACCCTGAT GTGATGAAGGAGGTTCAGAGCGCCATGGCAACAGCCTCAGCGGATGACAGTAAGCTGGTCCTTTTGAGTGCAGTGGGCAGTGTGTTCTGCTTTGGACTAGATTTCATCTACTTCATCAGACGACTCACAGATGACCGCAAGAGGGAAAGCATCAAGATGGCAGAAACCATAAG gACATTTGTGAACACGTTCATCCAGTTCAAGAAGCCGATCGTTGTGGCCGTGAATGGACCTGCTGTTGGCCTCGGAGCCTCCATTTTGCCTCTATGTGATGTGATCTGGGCCAATGAGAAGGCCTGGTTCCAAACACCTTACACCACCTTCGGCCAGACGCCCGACGCCTGCGCATCAGTCACGTTCCCTCACATCATGGGAGTTGCTTCA GCCAGTGAGATGTTGCTGAGCGGGAGAAAGCTGACAGCACAGGAGGCGTGTGCCAAAGGCCTGGTGTCCCAGGTGCTCTGGCCTGGAACCTTCACTCAGGAGGTCATGGCTCGTATTAGGGAGCTAGTCTCTTGTAGTTCAGTT GTTCTGCGGGAGTCTAAAGCCCTGGTACGGAGCATTAACCGTGCTGCGCTGGAGCAGGCGaacgagagagagtgtgaggcgCTAAAGCGGGTCTGGGGATCTCCACAGGGCATGGACTCTATACTCAAATACCTTCAGAAGAAGATCACTGACTTCTGA
- the trnau1apb gene encoding tRNA selenocysteine 1-associated protein 1-like: MFNRMTSLWMGDLDPYMDENFIKQAFSTMGETAYGVKIITHRVTGGSAGYCFVELADEASVDRCVQRLNGKLVPGSNPPRKFKLNYATYGKRPEPGPEFSVFVGDLTSEVDDYQLHQFFVKKYPSCKGAKVVTDPYGNSRGYGFVKFGDESEQKKALEEFQNAAGLGGKPIRISIAVNKSNKSNSYHNQNHNYNSNYQQQYYQQPYNNYYQHWGYDQYNSYSYGYNPYATPPPLPHGMMGPPPPMGMPPMPPDMHSTAEQSHEGAEEVEEDNEDPNPQVDVEALNKQYMEQSEELYDSLMNCYWQPLDSVTSEIASANWS; the protein is encoded by the exons ATGTTTAATAGAATGACAAGCTTATGGATGGGCGAT TTAGACCCATACATGGATGAAAACTTCATCAAGCAAGCTTTCAGCACTATGGGAGAGACGGCCTATGGCGTTaaaatcatcacacacagaGTGACGGG AGGTTCCGCTGGGTATTGTTTTGTGGAGTTGGCAGATGAAGCCAGTGTTGACCGCTGTGTTCAGAGGCTCAATGGGAAGCTGGTTCCAGGATCAAATCCA CCCAGGAAGTTCAAGCTGAACTATGCAACATATGGCAAAAGGCCTGAGCCCGG ACCTGAATTTTCGGTCTTTGTTGGCGACCTCACATCAGAAGTGGACGATTATCAGCTCCATCAGTTCTTTGTGAAAAAATACCCTTCATGCAAGGGCGCCAAAGTTGTCACTGATCCCTACGGCAACTCCCG GGGCTACGGCTTTGTGAAGTTTGGTGATGAGAGTGAACAGAAGAAGGCCCTGGAGGAGTTTCAGAACGCTGCAGGCCTTGGGGGGAAGCCCATCAGGATAAGCATAGCTGTGAACAAAAG CAATAAATCAAACAGCTACCACAACCAGAATCACAACTACAATAGCAACTACCAGCAGCAGTACTACCAACAGCCCTACAATAATTACTATCAGCACTGGGGCTATGATCAGTACAACAGCTACAGCTATGGCTATAACCCATATGCCACGCCTCCTCCACTTCCCCATGGAATGATGGGACCACCCCCTCCAATGGGAATGCCCCCCATGCCTCCTGACATGCACTCAACTGCAGAG CAGTCACATGAGGGCGCTGAAGAGGTCGAGGAAGACAATGAAG ACCCAAACCCCCAGGTGGATGTGGAAGCTCTGAACAAGCAGTACATGGAACAGAGCGAGGAGCTCTACGATTCCCTCATGAACTGCTACTGGCAGCCTTTGGACAGCGTCACCTCTGAAATCGCTTCAGCAAACTGGTCCTGA
- the rpp40 gene encoding ribonuclease P protein subunit p40: MSSHLEKCARSLLVCEKSSFMNEASRHETHVCKHSFNYKISVLIPECGVLPADIANVISHFKSYFLVRDLPVYKFLDAKFLDTVKKGGFYALSYKTRIDEDNVVALLSSGHLVLSLDKDTYQQLGLEGKPSEYKHRKDMRYVVTVDLTDKSLVPGTKRFQQVLLSLKERVPLKSDFLLTRCPPGAEEDGELQALLSQHTYEECRPTVISRSLTDIPRPSLHPSDLRGNAHSCTPVQFLEWLGSVNLNIRCNNSASSFLSTYVCPEPCATVNKVLLCTVTGFIPPEDVYALLQELRRCLAEPGFTDWVSLTVHGFADSPVSWGAAEHGFLKGGENFYNLVCFKNQDYWLHMATGSQDGCPP; encoded by the exons ATGTCGTCACACTTGGAGAAGTGTGCGAGAAGCCTTTTAGTATGCGAGAAGTCCAGCTTCATGAATGAAGCATCCCGTCATGAAACACACGTGTGTAAGCACAGTTTCAACTACAAG ATTTCTGTATTGATACCGGAATGTGGAGTCCTGCCTGCTGATATAGCAAATGTGATCAGTCATTTCAAATCATATTTCCTGGTCCGGGATCTACCAGTTTATAAGTTCCTGGATGCAAAATTTCTTGACACAGTTAAGAAAG GTGGGTTTTATGCACTGTCCTACAAAACTCGCATTGATGAAGACAATGTTGTGGCACTTTTGTCCAGTG GACATTTAGTCTTGTCACTAGATAAGGACACGTACCAGCAGCTTGGCTTAGAGGGGAAGCCATCAGAGTACAAGCACAGAAAAGACATGAGATATG TTGTGACGGTGGACCTGACAGATAAATCTTTGGTCCCTGGTACAAAGCGATTCCAGCAAGTGTTGCTAAGTTTGAAAGAAAGAGTGCCGCTGAAAAGCGACTTCCTTTTGACCAGATGCCCACCAG GAGCAGAAGAAGATGGAGAGCTGCAGGCTCTTTTGTCTCAGCACACGTATGAGGAGTGTAGACCCACTGTCATAAGCCGGAGCCTGACGGACATCCCGCGTCCCTCGCTGCACCCTTCAGATCTGCGGGGAaacgcacactcatgcacccCAGTGCAGTTCCTGGAGTGGCTAGGCTCCGTCAACTTGAACATCCGCTG CAATAACTCGGCTTCTAGCTTCCTGTCCACATACGTGTGTCCAGAGCCCTGCGCTACAGTTAACAAAGTCCTGCTGTGCACAGTCACTGGTTTCATCCCTCCTGAAGACGTCTATGCTCTGCTACAAGAGCTGAG ACGGTGTTTGGCTGAGCCTGGCTTCACAGACTGGGTTTCCCTCACTGTGCACGGCTTTGCGGACAGCCCGGTCTCTTGGGGAGCTGCAGAGCATGGATTCCTCAAGGGAGGGGAGAACTTCTACAATCTTGTTTGCTTCAAGAACCAGGACTACTGGTTGCACATGGCCACTGGTTCACAAGATGGCTGCCCACCATGA